The region TCGCAACAAAAACCAAAGCAGCAATTACTGACAAATTTACAGTCGCCAGATTCTGTGGACGGGCCCAGTCATAACAAACCATCGCCCTGAAGTCTCATTCGAGAGCGTTatggccaaggacgacagGACCGGAATGGCAGACCTGACGGAAAAGATTGTGAGTACCTCATTCTACCCTATTAGGCTTTGCTAAACATATGCAGCGTAACTTTGGATTGTGCTTTGTCGTCAACTCACCCAAGACGCCTGAGGCAACCAAGGAACTGTTAGAGGCTATAGGTCCCATCCGAAACACTCATTACGGAGGCTTTTACGACTTCATCCCAGACTTGGCGAAAGCAGACACTGCTTACACCAACTTGGCGCTCGCTGCGCACACTGACACAACCTACTTTACCGAGCCCGCTGGTCTGCAAGCATTCCACATGCTGTCCCACACGCCGCCTCctgacaaggccaacgaTGATGACAGTCTTGGCGGGCAGTCCCTTCTTGTGGACGGATTCTACGCCGCTTACAGACTGAAGAAGGAATTCCCCGATGCTTACGAGACACTTCGAACAGTTGGAGTCCCCTGGCACGCGAGCGGAAATGAAGGTGTTGCCATTGCGCCTGACAGAGCATATCCTGTGATTGAGGCATCCCCCCATAGGATCCGCCGTATCCGATGGAACAATGACGACAGAGGAGTGATTCCGCTGCAAGTGGATGTAAACAAATGGTACAGCGCAGCCGGGAAGTGGGACAATATCTTGCGACGCAAAGAGAATGAATACTGGTTCCAGCTCGAGCCAGGCCGAATTTTGAGTGAGTTGAAGGCAAGACTTATGCGTTCCAGGATGCTGTTTGGCTAATATCTGTAGTCTTTGATAACTGGCGCGTTCTCCACGGCAGAAGCGCTTTCGAAGGCCTGCGGCGCATCTGTGGTGGATAT is a window of Pochonia chlamydosporia 170 chromosome 5, whole genome shotgun sequence DNA encoding:
- a CDS encoding trimethyllysine hydroxylase (similar to Beauveria bassiana ARSEF 2860 XP_008596023.1) encodes the protein MQHAIRSYATTLESDRKGLVLKIQDGEKRNAKRLSSLWLRDNCRCVKCVNQDTMQRNFNTFELSGVAATTIQPKEDGVDVTWSDSHESNYSWSWLRSMLYDKGGNKNRQILWTGPVITNHRPEVSFESVMAKDDRTGMADLTEKIRNFGLCFVVNSPKTPEATKELLEAIGPIRNTHYGGFYDFIPDLAKADTAYTNLALAAHTDTTYFTEPAGLQAFHMLSHTPPPDKANDDDSLGGQSLLVDGFYAAYRLKKEFPDAYETLRTVGVPWHASGNEGVAIAPDRAYPVIEASPHRIRRIRWNNDDRGVIPLQVDVNKWYSAAGKWDNILRRKENEYWFQLEPGRILIFDNWRVLHGRSAFEGLRRICGGYINRDDFISRFKTSNFPGDQVIAANMQLK